Sequence from the Ochrobactrum sp. Marseille-Q0166 genome:
CACGATAGCTTTTGCGTGGCTACTTATTCCTTATTATTCCGCTGTTCTTTGGGGTGTTATTCTCGCCATTATATTCTATCCGGTGCAGCTGTGGTTCGTGCGCATCTTCAATGGAAAACGCAATTTTGCAGCACTCCTTTCCGTCTTGATGTGTTTATGTCTGGTTATTCTGCCGGCACTCGTAATTTTCGGGTCTTTGGTTCAGGAGGGCAATTCCGTTTATCAGCGATTGAGTACGCGTGAGTTCGATTTGAATAGCTATATTACAAGCATTCTGGGTGCTCTGCCTGAATCTCTGGAAGAGTGGATGGTGCGTTTCGAGTTGGGCAATTTTGCAGATTGGCGCTCACGTATATCTTCCGCAATCTTGCAGGGAAGTCAGATTTTTGCCGGCAGGCTCGTAAGCCTCGGTCAGAATACGCTGCAATTTTTCGTCAGCTTCGGCATCATGATCTACCTTTTGTTTTTTCTTTTTCGCGATGGAGCAGAATTGGGGGTAAAAATTCGTCAAGCCATACCGCTTAGCGATGAATACACCACACAGATAGTGGAAAAATTTACCGCAGTGATCCGCGCGACAGTAAAAGGCAATATTATTATTGCTCTTATTCAAGGGACGATCGGTGGTGTTACTTTTTGGTTGCTGGGGATCGAGGCTGCATTGCTCTGGGGCGTAATGATGACAATTTTCTCGCTTCTCCCTGTTGTCGGAGCATCATTGGTATGGGCGCCTGCTGCGATTTGGTTTGCCGCTAATGGCATATGGTTCAAGGCTGGATTTTTGATTTTTGTCGGAGTTTTTGTAATTGGTCTGATCGATAATTTCCTTCGTCCGCCATTGGTCGGCAAGGGAACGCGAATGCCCGACTTCGTCGTGCTTATTTCAACGATTGGTGGCATATCTCTTGTCGGCATTAACGGGTTTGTCGTGGGCCCGATGATTGCAGCGATGTTTATAGCTGCATGGTCACTTCTCGCGGAAGAGCAGAATGCGCCAGTAATATCTGAAGATAGATAGCCGAGAGAATAGGCAACTTTTTATAAGTGCTAGAAATAGAAAGCCCGCTGCACTGGGAGGAGGAGTGTGCAGCGGGCTGATCTGAAAAGCGCGACTGGGAGGAGGAGTGCCGCGCTTCGAGTTCAGTCTCTGGGAGGAGGAGTGAAACTGAACAATTTGAAAATAGGTGCGAGGCGATACATTTACAAGCGCTGATGCTGCAGGGCAGATATGCATTTCTGAATAGCTAAAAAAAGAAACCGCCCCGCTGCGATATACGCGCTGGGGCGGTTCTAACTCCTCCAAGTCGCGAGACAATAACAAGAGAATATTAAAAAGCAACCATTTTATAATCCAGAGCATATTTCACTAATTACTGAAAATTATGTAACCAGCTACCTCTTTAAAAAGTTTGTTACTGGCCCCAGGAAATCCTATAAAAGAAGACACGCAATACAGATCGATTTTTTGAACATCGAAATTTACAAATATGCAAAATTTTACATAAACTGTAATTTATTGCCGATTTTATAAATCGATTTAATGGTGTTTGATTTCCGCATTGGAGATGGCTTCTTATCAGCCAAAAAAGCGTTGATATTGCGGGCATAAATAAAGTTGACTCTGTAAATCAAGATTAATATAGCCTCCATTAACTTGAGTCTTTTTATCATCTTAATGAGTTGACGATGAAGGTCGTCACGGGGGTCGAAATGCAATCGAAGCGTGGTCGTTCTGGTTATTTGCTCGGGACAACTTTTCTCTGTGGTGTCGCGAGTTTAGGATTTTTGGTTTCAGGTCCTGCAGGCGCTCAAACAGCGAAGCTGCAAGATGAGAAGCAAAAACAAGAACAGCATAAGGAACAAGTGCTTCAACTTGACACGATTACCATTTCGCCAACGATTCAAAATGCTGCTGCAATCGACACGATGGCTTCAACAAGTGTGCTCACTCAGCGGGATATTGATCGCATTCAGGCGACAACTGCGGCTGATTTATTCCGGGCGATGCCGGGCGTTCATGCGTCGCTTAATGGTGACGATCCGGCGACCTCGATCAATATTCGAGGCCTTCAGGAAAAAGGTCGTGTTGCTGTGACGGTGGATGGTGCGCGTCAGGATTATTGGCGTGTTGGTCACGGTTCTGGATCGTTTTATATAGAACCTGAAATGCTAAAGCAGGTGACCGTAATTCGCGGCCCCGTATCCAATGCTTATGGAAATGGTGGAATTGGCGGTCTGGTAGCTTTCGAAACCAAGGATGCAAGCGACTTTTTACGCGATAGCGAAACCTGGGCGATAAGTGAAAAACTACGTTATGAAACGAATGGCAAGGGCTGGCTGACCAGCACTGTCGGCGCTTATCGCTTTAATGAAAATGTCGATGTCATCGGCAATCTGAATTACCGTGATAGCAGTGCATATAAGAATGGTGACGGCGATTTCGTTCGTTGGACGGGTGAACGTGTTGTTAGTGGGCTTGGTAAGATCACAATCCGTCCAGCTGAGGGGCACGAACTGAAGTTTGGTTATTCCCGTCAGAAATATAATGACGTTATGACCGGCAGCAGCGGTTCTAACTCCAAAACGCTCTCTACCTATGATGCAGATACAGTCGTTAATACCTATACCGGAAATTACACTTATAAGCCCGAGGACAACCCATTCTGGGACCTGTCCGTTAACGCTTACTACAGCGAGACGGATAATGATCAGTACCAAATCTGGACGAAAGCAAATATTGGAAAAACGCGTTTCTATAATGTTTCCACCGCTGGATTCCGTGCTTACAACAGCTCAAAAATAGAAACCGATGCTATGATCCACACCATTACCTATGGCGTTGATTATTATAAGATGCGCGGCGAGTCAGACACTGACAACTTCGGTAACGGTGATCAGCAGGCTTATGGTGGCGTTCTGCAGTGGCAGGGTGATTACCAGAAGTGGCTCGAATTGATCGCTGCAGTGCGTTACGACGGATACCGTCTTGACGGTACTATCAAGTCCGATGGCGCCAATCCAGCCCAGGATGTTAATGTTGATGGGCATCGTTTCTCACCACGCTTAAGCATTGGTGTGACGCCATGGGACGGTGTGCAGTTCTATGGTCTTTATTCGCAGGGCTATCGTGTACCGCATATGCAGGACATGTTCCGCCAAAACGGCGCACATGGCTCGGGGTATGAGCCAAATCTGCTGCTCGAGCCTGAAGTTGCAACATCGTTTGAAGCTGGTATTAATTTGCGACAGGATGGCTTGCTCGACGCTGGCGATCAGGTGCGTGCAAAGATAAACTTCTTCCACACCGATGTGAAAGACTACATCGAGACCGTATCCAAGGGCACTTACACAACCTCTGAGAATGTCGGTACTGCGCGCCTGCGCGGTTTAGAACTTGAAGCCACCTACGATAACTGGTGGGGATACATCAATCTGGGTGCTTCGTTCACGGACGCTGAAATGAAGGACGGCATCTACAAAGGTAACAGCCTGACGAATACGCCGCTCGACAATGTAAGCGCTACACTCGGCCTCAAGGCATTTGAGGAAAAGCTTGTCTATGGTGTTGA
This genomic interval carries:
- a CDS encoding TonB-dependent hemoglobin/transferrin/lactoferrin family receptor: MLQLDTITISPTIQNAAAIDTMASTSVLTQRDIDRIQATTAADLFRAMPGVHASLNGDDPATSINIRGLQEKGRVAVTVDGARQDYWRVGHGSGSFYIEPEMLKQVTVIRGPVSNAYGNGGIGGLVAFETKDASDFLRDSETWAISEKLRYETNGKGWLTSTVGAYRFNENVDVIGNLNYRDSSAYKNGDGDFVRWTGERVVSGLGKITIRPAEGHELKFGYSRQKYNDVMTGSSGSNSKTLSTYDADTVVNTYTGNYTYKPEDNPFWDLSVNAYYSETDNDQYQIWTKANIGKTRFYNVSTAGFRAYNSSKIETDAMIHTITYGVDYYKMRGESDTDNFGNGDQQAYGGVLQWQGDYQKWLELIAAVRYDGYRLDGTIKSDGANPAQDVNVDGHRFSPRLSIGVTPWDGVQFYGLYSQGYRVPHMQDMFRQNGAHGSGYEPNLLLEPEVATSFEAGINLRQDGLLDAGDQVRAKINFFHTDVKDYIETVSKGTYTTSENVGTARLRGLELEATYDNWWGYINLGASFTDAEMKDGIYKGNSLTNTPLDNVSATLGLKAFEEKLVYGVEYESVGKVNRISSNTIYTYPRHDLVNLFANWQVNDNVKLDLGVDNLFNKAYTDPQTGWATTSDQNQGKGRTFKIAITGRIGG
- a CDS encoding AI-2E family transporter, with product MSVQRVSFFILLALVTIAFAWLLIPYYSAVLWGVILAIIFYPVQLWFVRIFNGKRNFAALLSVLMCLCLVILPALVIFGSLVQEGNSVYQRLSTREFDLNSYITSILGALPESLEEWMVRFELGNFADWRSRISSAILQGSQIFAGRLVSLGQNTLQFFVSFGIMIYLLFFLFRDGAELGVKIRQAIPLSDEYTTQIVEKFTAVIRATVKGNIIIALIQGTIGGVTFWLLGIEAALLWGVMMTIFSLLPVVGASLVWAPAAIWFAANGIWFKAGFLIFVGVFVIGLIDNFLRPPLVGKGTRMPDFVVLISTIGGISLVGINGFVVGPMIAAMFIAAWSLLAEEQNAPVISEDR